The Acidiferrobacterales bacterium genome contains a region encoding:
- the ctaD gene encoding cytochrome c oxidase subunit I, whose translation MSAAHTDTHDDHHDHRPSGIMRWLTTTNHKDIGTMYLIFSLMMFFVGGVMALAIRAELFQPGLQLVNPELFNSLTTMHALIMIFGAIMPGFVGFANWLIPMMIGAPDMALPRMNNWSFWILPFAFAMLLGSLFTAGGGPASGWTLYAPLSVQGGAGVDMTILSIHMMGISSVLGAINIIVTIMNMRAPGMHMMKLPLFVWTWLITAFLLIAAMPVLAGAVTMLLTDRHFGTAFFDPAGGGDPVLFQHIFWFFGHPEVYILILPAFGIVSQIVPTFSRKPLFGYDSMVFATAGIAFLSFIVWAHHMFTVGMPLAGELFFMYATMLIAVPTGVKVFNWVATMWRGSLTFETPMLFAIAVVFLFTIGGLSGLMLAIVPADFQYHDTYFVVAHFHYVLFAGSIMAMMGATYYWLPKWTGRMYSEPLGKAHFWLTTIFFNVTFFPQHFLGLAGMPRRIPDYAVQFSEFNLISSLGAFGLGLSQLIMVYVIIQCVRGRAQKATDQVWEGAEGLEWTVSSPPPYHTFSTPPTVK comes from the coding sequence ATGTCAGCAGCACATACCGATACACACGACGACCACCACGATCATCGGCCTTCCGGCATCATGCGTTGGCTGACCACCACCAACCACAAGGATATCGGAACCATGTATCTGATATTTTCGCTGATGATGTTTTTTGTCGGTGGGGTGATGGCGCTTGCCATACGTGCTGAACTTTTCCAGCCCGGCTTGCAGCTCGTCAATCCGGAACTCTTCAATTCATTGACCACCATGCATGCGCTGATCATGATATTCGGTGCCATCATGCCGGGGTTTGTCGGCTTTGCCAACTGGCTGATTCCGATGATGATCGGAGCGCCGGACATGGCGCTTCCGCGCATGAATAACTGGAGTTTCTGGATTCTGCCTTTTGCCTTCGCGATGCTCTTGGGCAGTCTGTTCACTGCAGGCGGCGGACCCGCATCAGGGTGGACGCTTTACGCACCCTTGTCAGTTCAGGGTGGCGCCGGTGTGGATATGACCATTCTGTCCATTCATATGATGGGAATCTCATCAGTGCTCGGCGCGATCAACATCATCGTGACAATCATGAATATGCGCGCGCCAGGCATGCACATGATGAAGTTGCCGCTTTTTGTATGGACATGGCTGATCACCGCGTTCTTGCTGATCGCGGCGATGCCGGTGCTCGCCGGAGCGGTGACCATGCTGCTGACCGACCGCCATTTCGGAACTGCATTTTTTGATCCTGCAGGAGGCGGCGACCCGGTCCTGTTTCAGCACATTTTCTGGTTTTTCGGTCACCCCGAAGTCTACATCCTGATTCTTCCCGCCTTCGGTATCGTCTCACAGATCGTGCCGACATTTTCCCGCAAGCCACTTTTCGGCTACGACTCAATGGTTTTCGCAACCGCCGGCATCGCTTTCCTGTCGTTTATCGTGTGGGCACATCACATGTTCACGGTAGGCATGCCACTGGCCGGTGAGTTGTTTTTCATGTATGCGACGATGCTGATCGCGGTGCCGACCGGGGTCAAGGTATTCAATTGGGTGGCCACGATGTGGCGCGGCTCGCTCACCTTTGAGACACCGATGCTGTTCGCGATCGCAGTCGTGTTCCTGTTCACCATCGGCGGCCTGTCGGGACTGATGCTCGCAATCGTGCCGGCGGACTTCCAGTATCACGACACCTATTTTGTCGTCGCACATTTCCACTACGTGCTATTCGCCGGTTCCATCATGGCAATGATGGGCGCAACCTACTACTGGTTGCCGAAGTGGACCGGACGCATGTATTCCGAACCGCTGGGCAAGGCGCATTTCTGGCTGACGACGATATTCTTCAACGTTACCTTTTTTCCACAGCACTTTCTCGGCCTTGCGGGTATGCCCAGAAGGATACCGGACTATGCGGTACAGTTCTCAGAATTCAATCTGATTTCGTCACTGGGGGCGTTCGGGCTGGGTCTGTCGCAACTCATCATGGTATACGTCATCATCCAGTGCGTCAGAGGCAGGGCTCAGAAAGCGACCGATCAGGTCTGGGAAGGCGCCGAGGGACTTGAGTGGACCGTATCGTCACCGCCTCCGTACCACACGTTCTCAACACCGCCAACGGTGAAGTAG
- a CDS encoding cytochrome c oxidase assembly protein, translated as MSEPTRKTRLSNRRIAIALTATVFVMFGFGYALVPLYDLFCEITGIGGKPTVAVQQSDDPGINIDLDRQVWVEFTGNSTNGLPWTIKPQVSKTKVSPGEVHEVNYLVRNTSGRDIVGQAIPSVTPMQSARHVVKIECFCFNNQSLAAGEEKLMPVRFYVDPELEQDTRTVTLSYSFFEVRNSS; from the coding sequence ATGAGCGAACCCACCCGGAAAACCCGCCTGTCCAATCGTCGAATTGCGATCGCACTGACCGCAACCGTTTTTGTCATGTTCGGTTTTGGCTATGCGCTGGTACCGCTGTATGATCTTTTCTGTGAGATTACAGGTATCGGCGGAAAACCAACCGTTGCTGTCCAGCAAAGTGACGACCCCGGAATCAATATTGACTTGGACCGGCAAGTCTGGGTGGAGTTTACGGGGAATTCCACCAATGGGCTTCCGTGGACAATCAAGCCGCAGGTCAGCAAGACAAAAGTCAGTCCAGGTGAAGTTCATGAGGTGAACTATCTGGTCCGGAACACTTCCGGACGGGATATAGTCGGACAGGCGATACCGAGCGTGACACCGATGCAGTCGGCCCGCCATGTAGTCAAGATCGAGTGCTTCTGCTTCAACAACCAGAGTCTGGCCGCAGGCGAGGAAAAACTGATGCCGGTACGGTTCTACGTTGATCCGGAATTGGAACAAGATACCCGCACTGTCACCCTGTCATACAGTTTTTTTGAGGTCAGGAATTCCAGCTGA
- a CDS encoding cytochrome c oxidase subunit 3 gives MSANGDYYLPDPSPWPLVASVGLFTLAGGFVMLVNDVNVAPWVMLVGGLIIAFMMFGWFGIVVKESEAGQYNAHVDVSFRMGMLWFIFSEVMFFAGFFGALFYLRNLAVPWLAETDILWMGFDGGWPTAGPMGPELLPADTAAGAGQFSTIGAWGIPVWNTIILLSSSVTVTFAHWALKKNQRTALVVWMAITVVLGFLFLYLQGFEYFHAYSDLGLTLGTGVYGATFFMLTGFHGFHVTIGAIILAIITIRCVRGHFKPDHHFAFEAAAWYWHFVDTVWVGLFIFVYVV, from the coding sequence ATGAGCGCTAACGGTGATTATTATCTACCAGACCCCAGTCCATGGCCTCTGGTCGCTTCAGTCGGGCTGTTCACACTGGCCGGCGGATTTGTAATGCTGGTAAACGATGTCAACGTCGCACCGTGGGTGATGCTTGTCGGTGGACTGATCATCGCATTCATGATGTTCGGCTGGTTCGGAATTGTAGTCAAGGAAAGTGAGGCCGGACAGTACAACGCACATGTTGACGTGTCATTTCGAATGGGGATGCTGTGGTTTATCTTTTCCGAAGTCATGTTCTTCGCCGGATTCTTCGGCGCACTGTTCTATCTGCGAAATCTCGCTGTTCCGTGGCTTGCGGAGACCGATATCCTGTGGATGGGTTTCGACGGCGGATGGCCGACAGCCGGACCGATGGGCCCGGAACTTCTTCCAGCTGACACGGCAGCAGGCGCAGGTCAGTTCTCAACCATTGGCGCATGGGGAATTCCCGTGTGGAATACGATCATTCTGCTGTCGTCAAGCGTTACCGTTACGTTTGCGCATTGGGCACTGAAGAAGAACCAGCGCACAGCGTTGGTTGTCTGGATGGCGATTACAGTAGTTTTGGGATTCCTGTTCCTGTATCTTCAGGGCTTCGAATACTTCCATGCCTATTCAGATCTTGGTCTGACACTGGGAACCGGAGTCTACGGCGCGACATTCTTCATGCTGACCGGGTTTCACGGTTTTCACGTCACCATCGGCGCCATCATTTTGGCCATCATCACGATACGCTGCGTGCGGGGACATTTCAAACCTGACCACCATTTCGCATTCGAGGCGGCGGCCTGGTACTGGCATTTCGTCGATACGGTCTGGGTGGGTCTGTTTATATTTGTGTATGTTGTATAG
- a CDS encoding DUF2909 domain-containing protein, with product MPFEKIIIAVLLVLMLWSLGSAFWYMLKDRGKGTRTVRALTARIAIWVILLLTIIAGIHFGWITPSNTIPLPQ from the coding sequence ATGCCGTTTGAAAAAATCATCATTGCCGTACTGCTTGTTCTGATGCTGTGGAGCCTTGGATCAGCATTTTGGTATATGCTCAAGGATCGCGGAAAAGGGACGCGGACGGTCAGGGCTTTGACTGCACGAATCGCGATCTGGGTCATTCTCCTGTTGACGATAATCGCGGGAATCCATTTCGGTTGGATCACACCCAGTAATACGATCCCCCTGCCGCAGTGA
- a CDS encoding SURF1 family protein, with amino-acid sequence MKVRFRPRPVPTLCTIVLVPILVGLGLWQTDRAEQRTATLELYTTRIDSPPITIGAALESPEEIEYRQVRTGGTWDQSREFFLDNQVSSRRAGYHVITPLLLQGGTTAVLVNRGWIPAAADRSIVPHTQPLTGTADVVGVAVIPAQDAFTLEDDGPLDEHSSPVWQVLDFQRFEDAAPYSLQGFVIQLDPAMTGGFERDWKPPSDEWVFRHKAYAFQWFTLCAALLVIYFLFAFRPHKES; translated from the coding sequence ATGAAAGTCAGGTTTCGTCCACGACCGGTACCAACTTTGTGTACGATTGTTCTGGTACCGATACTGGTGGGATTGGGGCTGTGGCAAACGGATCGGGCGGAGCAAAGAACGGCCACACTTGAGCTGTATACGACACGGATTGATTCACCCCCGATCACCATCGGTGCGGCTTTGGAATCACCCGAAGAAATCGAGTATCGTCAGGTGCGTACCGGCGGTACCTGGGATCAGAGTCGGGAATTTTTCCTGGACAATCAGGTCTCCAGCAGACGGGCCGGCTACCATGTCATCACACCATTGTTACTGCAAGGCGGCACGACCGCGGTTTTGGTGAACCGAGGCTGGATTCCTGCCGCTGCAGACCGCAGCATTGTGCCGCATACGCAGCCCTTGACCGGCACAGCTGATGTTGTCGGCGTAGCGGTTATCCCCGCACAGGATGCATTCACCCTTGAGGATGACGGCCCTCTTGACGAACATTCATCGCCGGTGTGGCAGGTGCTGGATTTCCAGCGATTCGAAGACGCCGCACCCTACTCCTTGCAGGGATTCGTCATTCAGCTCGACCCTGCGATGACAGGAGGATTCGAGCGCGATTGGAAGCCTCCCAGCGATGAGTGGGTTTTCCGGCATAAGGCGTATGCATTCCAGTGGTTTACACTGTGTGCAGCCTTGCTTGTGATATACTTTCTTTTTGCTTTTCGTCCGCACAAAGAGTCCTGA
- the cyoE gene encoding heme o synthase, producing MTSEVSTHTRSLSTRELAREYYQITKPRVVGLIMFTAIAGMFLASPTLPGISVLLLATIGIGLAAASGAAVNHVLDEDKDFLMKRTRNRPLPSGTIDTRSAMIFACMLAAISMLVLVLGVNTLTAFLTFASLIGYAVIYTIFLKYATPQNIVIGGAAGAMPPVLGWTAVTGTLSSDAVLLFLIIFCWTPPHFWALALYRAQDYQTAEIPMLPVTHGEKLTRLHVMLYTVLLTAVTIMPFATGMFGYIYLSAALVLNTVFILLTVRLYVRYTDQLSRRVFKFSIQYLAALFTMMLIDHYLMAAIA from the coding sequence ATGACGTCTGAAGTTTCCACCCATACCCGTTCACTTTCGACACGGGAACTGGCCCGGGAATATTATCAAATTACCAAGCCGCGTGTAGTCGGGCTGATCATGTTCACGGCAATAGCGGGCATGTTTCTGGCATCACCGACACTGCCGGGTATTTCCGTACTCCTATTGGCTACGATCGGAATCGGACTTGCAGCAGCATCTGGTGCGGCAGTCAATCACGTCCTTGATGAAGACAAGGATTTCCTGATGAAGCGGACGCGGAACCGTCCGTTGCCGTCAGGAACGATCGACACCCGTTCAGCAATGATTTTCGCCTGTATGCTTGCAGCCATCTCGATGCTGGTTCTGGTTCTGGGTGTCAACACACTGACCGCGTTTCTGACTTTCGCCTCCCTGATCGGGTATGCGGTGATTTACACGATTTTTCTCAAGTATGCCACGCCGCAGAACATTGTTATCGGCGGCGCAGCCGGTGCGATGCCACCGGTACTGGGCTGGACCGCAGTGACCGGTACGCTGAGTTCGGATGCGGTCCTGCTGTTCTTGATCATATTCTGCTGGACACCCCCGCATTTCTGGGCATTGGCGCTTTATCGTGCGCAGGATTACCAGACCGCTGAGATTCCGATGCTGCCAGTCACCCATGGCGAAAAGCTGACAAGGCTGCATGTCATGCTATACACAGTTCTGCTTACCGCGGTGACGATCATGCCATTCGCGACAGGAATGTTCGGGTACATCTATCTTTCCGCTGCGCTGGTATTGAACACAGTCTTCATATTGCTGACAGTACGACTCTACGTTCGATATACCGATCAGCTTTCGCGACGGGTTTTCAAGTTCTCGATACAGTACCTCGCCGCCTTGTTCACAATGATGCTGATCGACCACTATCTGATGGCAGCGATCGCATAA
- the purB gene encoding adenylosuccinate lyase, translating to MTDTDYSPAICALSPLDGRYHHKVEPLREIFSELGLIRYRLHVEVEWLIALGSLEPVAELNEFTPQTISHLRSLVNDFSVDEGHEVKAIERKTNHDVKALEYYMKDSLSDMPALAGSLEFIHFGCTSYDINDNCFGLMLTDARNQVLVPAVENLISLISDMATSLADVPMLSRTHGQPASPTTVGKELRVFAHRLEGQNRSFAEIPINGKLSGAVGNFNSLHAAYPEIDWPSVAREFVESLGLTYNPITTQTEAHDYIAEYSHCLHRINSILLDLCRDIWGYISIGYFSQKTIASEVGSSAMPHKVNPIDFENAEGNLGIANAIFDHLADKLPVSRWQRDLSDSTVLRNLGVPIGHSLIAYQSIAAGLGKLTVNQSRISEDLDRSWEVLSEAVQTVLRKHGGELPYEKLKELTRGVAISAAQIESFISELDLPDEEKRRLSELTPADYRGIAEQLAKTTPSG from the coding sequence TTGACCGACACAGATTACAGCCCCGCCATCTGCGCACTGTCTCCACTGGATGGTCGCTACCACCATAAAGTTGAGCCGCTTCGTGAGATTTTCAGCGAACTCGGTTTGATCCGTTACCGATTGCATGTGGAGGTTGAGTGGCTGATTGCACTTGGCAGTCTGGAGCCTGTGGCCGAGCTCAACGAATTCACGCCGCAGACCATCAGCCATCTGCGATCGCTGGTGAATGATTTTTCGGTTGATGAAGGACATGAAGTCAAGGCAATCGAACGAAAGACCAATCACGACGTCAAGGCGCTCGAATACTACATGAAAGACAGCCTGAGTGACATGCCCGCACTGGCAGGCTCACTGGAGTTCATTCACTTTGGCTGCACCTCGTACGATATCAATGACAACTGCTTCGGACTGATGCTGACCGATGCGCGCAATCAGGTTCTGGTTCCGGCGGTTGAGAATCTGATCTCACTCATTTCAGATATGGCGACAAGCCTCGCGGACGTTCCGATGCTGTCCCGTACGCACGGACAACCGGCCTCACCAACTACGGTCGGAAAGGAACTGCGTGTTTTCGCGCACCGGCTTGAGGGCCAGAATAGATCCTTTGCCGAAATTCCAATCAATGGCAAGCTGAGCGGAGCAGTCGGAAACTTCAATTCGTTACATGCAGCCTATCCGGAAATCGACTGGCCTTCGGTCGCCAGGGAGTTCGTCGAGTCCCTGGGCCTGACCTATAACCCGATCACCACACAGACCGAGGCACACGACTACATCGCTGAGTACAGTCACTGTCTGCATCGTATCAATTCGATTCTGCTTGACCTATGCCGCGATATCTGGGGCTATATCTCAATCGGATACTTCTCACAGAAAACCATCGCCTCGGAAGTTGGTTCATCAGCAATGCCGCACAAGGTCAACCCGATCGACTTCGAGAATGCCGAAGGAAATCTTGGAATCGCAAACGCAATATTCGATCATCTGGCAGATAAACTTCCGGTGAGTCGCTGGCAAAGAGATCTCAGTGACTCAACGGTGTTGAGAAATCTTGGTGTGCCGATCGGTCATAGCCTCATCGCCTATCAGTCCATCGCGGCCGGACTTGGTAAACTCACTGTGAACCAGTCAAGAATTTCGGAAGATCTCGATCGCAGCTGGGAAGTGTTGAGCGAGGCGGTACAGACGGTACTTCGAAAACACGGCGGCGAACTCCCCTACGAAAAACTAAAGGAGCTGACGCGGGGGGTTGCCATCTCGGCCGCTCAAATAGAATCTTTTATCAGCGAACTTGACCTGCCGGACGAGGAAAAACGCAGGCTCTCGGAACTGACCCCTGCCGACTACAGGGGCATCGCCGAACAACTGGCCAAAACTACCCCGTCAGGCTAA
- a CDS encoding pseudouridine synthase, giving the protein MRLSKYLSQNGICSRREAESFIRRGWIKVDGEVVRRLGTTISNGSQVALHPELQKFQASLTTILMNKPVGYVSGQPEKGYKPVLSLLTKPRQHINPGQSDGPSVRWPIRNLAPAGRLDIDSSGLLVFTQDGRIAQRLIAPDSAVEKEYLVRVDRKVTDQQIRNLAHGLTLDDVKLKQAKVELLDADYMRIVLTEGRKRQIRRMCNLVGLEVKGLKRVRIGQVRLGSLKSGMWRVLTQQEKF; this is encoded by the coding sequence ATGAGACTTTCAAAATATCTGTCACAAAATGGAATCTGCTCGAGACGGGAAGCCGAGAGTTTCATTCGCAGAGGATGGATCAAGGTCGATGGCGAGGTTGTTCGACGGTTGGGCACAACAATCTCCAACGGCAGTCAGGTCGCTCTTCATCCTGAGCTTCAGAAATTTCAGGCCAGTCTCACTACAATCCTGATGAACAAGCCTGTCGGCTATGTGTCCGGCCAACCCGAGAAGGGTTATAAGCCAGTGCTGTCCCTGCTGACGAAACCTAGACAGCACATCAACCCCGGGCAATCGGACGGCCCAAGCGTCAGGTGGCCGATCAGGAATCTTGCGCCGGCGGGTCGGCTGGATATTGATTCCAGTGGTTTGTTGGTGTTCACACAGGACGGCAGAATCGCACAGCGGTTGATCGCACCGGACTCTGCCGTGGAAAAGGAGTACCTGGTCAGAGTGGACAGGAAAGTGACAGATCAGCAGATTCGGAATCTGGCCCACGGCCTTACGCTGGATGACGTCAAACTCAAACAGGCAAAAGTCGAGCTTTTGGATGCAGACTATATGCGGATCGTTCTGACCGAGGGTCGAAAAAGGCAAATCAGGAGGATGTGTAATCTGGTCGGACTGGAAGTAAAAGGACTGAAACGTGTCCGGATCGGGCAGGTTCGTCTCGGTTCCCTTAAATCGGGTATGTGGCGAGTGCTCACACAACAAGAAAAATTCTGA
- a CDS encoding quinone-dependent dihydroorotate dehydrogenase: MIGYNCIRPFLMRLDAETAHDHTLRLLNVISRCRVLRALERGVVGSRVPDLPVSVFGKSFRNPVGLAAGFDKDAVAFKALSGIGFGFVELGTVTPEPQPGNPRNRLFRVPGDLAIINRLGFNSAGLEVFRRNLKRIRADSNAALVGINIGKNTATSNELAVQDYVRCLEDIYEYADYVAINVSSPNSPGLRDLQDTANLDRLLDAIMQKRDDLATIAGQVVPIALKISPDLDKGSIESIADIVQEKNISAVIATNTTVTRPGSHAHPVYSESGGLSGKPLADLSTQVIRTFAEACDHQIPIIGAGGVFSAEDAWNKLMAGACLIQIYSSLIYRGPSVVRKIVKGIKQRANQFDDNDFNAALKLARESHRMT, translated from the coding sequence ATGATCGGTTACAACTGTATCAGACCATTTTTGATGCGCCTTGATGCGGAAACCGCTCATGACCATACGCTGAGGCTGTTGAATGTCATTTCCCGCTGCCGGGTGCTCAGGGCGCTGGAACGTGGAGTTGTGGGCAGTCGGGTACCGGATCTCCCGGTCAGTGTATTCGGCAAGAGTTTTCGCAATCCTGTCGGGCTCGCGGCAGGGTTCGACAAGGATGCGGTCGCGTTCAAGGCACTGTCCGGCATAGGATTTGGTTTTGTCGAACTCGGAACCGTCACACCTGAGCCGCAGCCGGGCAATCCGCGCAACCGGTTGTTTCGGGTACCGGGCGATCTGGCGATCATCAATCGACTCGGCTTCAACAGTGCCGGCCTGGAAGTGTTCAGGCGCAATCTCAAGCGGATTCGAGCGGATTCGAATGCCGCACTGGTCGGAATCAATATAGGCAAGAACACCGCCACCTCGAACGAACTTGCGGTTCAGGACTACGTCCGGTGCCTGGAAGACATTTACGAGTATGCCGACTATGTCGCCATCAATGTATCCTCACCAAATTCTCCCGGTCTGCGGGATCTGCAGGACACAGCCAATCTAGACCGTCTGCTTGACGCAATCATGCAAAAAAGAGACGATCTTGCGACGATAGCCGGGCAAGTGGTGCCGATCGCATTGAAAATCTCACCCGACTTGGACAAAGGCAGTATTGAATCCATTGCCGACATCGTCCAAGAGAAAAACATCAGTGCTGTAATTGCAACCAACACGACAGTCACCCGACCCGGTTCCCATGCCCATCCTGTCTACAGCGAATCCGGAGGACTCAGCGGAAAACCCCTGGCTGACCTGTCAACACAGGTCATCCGCACTTTTGCCGAGGCTTGCGATCATCAAATCCCGATCATCGGAGCGGGCGGTGTTTTCAGTGCTGAAGACGCATGGAACAAGCTGATGGCAGGTGCCTGCCTGATTCAGATTTACTCTTCGTTGATTTACAGGGGGCCTTCAGTGGTAAGGAAAATTGTGAAGGGAATCAAACAGCGTGCGAATCAGTTTGATGACAATGATTTCAATGCCGCGTTGAAACTGGCTCGGGAAAGTCACCGCATGACCTGA
- the argC gene encoding N-acetyl-gamma-glutamyl-phosphate reductase — protein sequence MTSTKTPAVYIDGQAGTTALKIHEILADRDDIEVISLPDADRKNPASRKNAIDQSDLSILCLPDDAARQAAQWAAASNTQIIDASTAHRVTEGWVYGLPEISDEFRQRIRKSDRVANPGCYPTSVILLMRPLIDREIVSADCPIVVNALSGYTGGGRKMIERWESEQFALHSMRYAAPYALERVHKHIPEMIRYSGLRVEPQFLPRVGPFAQGMRVEIPLHRSWLDGADSSAEKVWETLEKAYRNERFVNLKPLYTDPVDEFEFDPRACNDTNRIDLSVSAHPSGHVLLTGILDNLGKGASGAAVQAMNLMFGFEEDTGLAT from the coding sequence ATGACTTCAACAAAGACACCCGCGGTCTACATTGACGGTCAGGCTGGTACCACTGCGCTCAAGATCCATGAAATCTTGGCTGACCGAGACGATATCGAAGTCATTTCGCTTCCAGACGCCGACAGAAAAAACCCCGCCTCGCGAAAAAATGCGATCGATCAGTCGGATCTGAGCATTCTTTGCCTGCCTGACGATGCGGCGAGACAGGCGGCGCAATGGGCGGCCGCCAGCAATACACAGATTATTGATGCAAGTACCGCACATCGGGTCACCGAGGGCTGGGTCTATGGGTTGCCGGAAATATCGGACGAGTTCAGACAGCGAATCAGAAAATCAGATCGGGTTGCCAATCCTGGCTGCTATCCGACATCAGTGATATTGCTGATGCGGCCCTTGATTGATCGCGAGATCGTGTCTGCGGATTGTCCGATCGTCGTCAACGCCCTATCCGGGTATACCGGTGGCGGGCGAAAAATGATCGAACGCTGGGAATCTGAGCAGTTCGCCTTGCATTCGATGCGATACGCCGCACCCTATGCGCTGGAGCGGGTGCACAAGCATATTCCTGAAATGATCAGGTATTCGGGGCTACGGGTCGAGCCGCAATTTCTGCCGCGGGTCGGGCCGTTCGCGCAAGGCATGCGGGTTGAGATTCCGTTACACAGATCCTGGCTGGACGGTGCCGATTCAAGTGCCGAGAAAGTCTGGGAAACGCTGGAGAAGGCATACCGAAACGAGCGGTTTGTCAATCTGAAGCCGTTATACACTGATCCGGTTGATGAATTTGAGTTCGACCCCCGTGCCTGCAACGATACCAATCGGATTGATCTATCGGTCAGTGCCCATCCGTCCGGTCACGTCTTGCTGACCGGGATTCTCGACAATTTGGGCAAAGGTGCAAGCGGTGCCGCAGTGCAAGCGATGAATCTGATGTTTGGCTTCGAGGAGGATACGGGGCTGGCAACCTGA
- a CDS encoding ABC transporter ATP-binding protein, giving the protein MTEKIISIKNVVKDFGSVRAVNNANFDVVKGEFFSLLGPSGCGKTTLLRILAGFEVPTTGTIEIDGQDVTLVAPNHRPVNMVFQNYAIFPHLNVSSNIAFGMRKAGLSKRDLEMEIERMLELIKLPGYGERKADELSGGQRQRVALARALIKQPKVLLLDEPLGALDKKLREQMQIELRQLQQHVGITFVFVTHDQEEALTLSDRIAVMSQGDVMEISSPGQLYENPQSRFVADFIGTMNFFRCTLNDFSDGVAIGQSEELGPVRIQCNEPVCAINQDFTLAIRPEKFALSFDSVKQSVNSVMGTLGPSAYLGDRSHFYIYLKGREDPVSVALQNLSGSLEHVRDTDREVFLTWSDDSCVMLADYE; this is encoded by the coding sequence ATGACAGAAAAAATTATTTCAATCAAGAATGTTGTCAAGGACTTCGGCAGTGTCCGCGCGGTGAACAACGCCAACTTCGACGTCGTCAAAGGCGAATTCTTTTCGCTGCTGGGACCGTCGGGTTGCGGCAAGACGACACTGTTGCGGATTCTGGCAGGATTTGAGGTGCCGACCACCGGGACCATTGAGATTGACGGACAGGACGTGACCTTGGTTGCGCCCAACCATCGCCCAGTGAACATGGTGTTTCAGAACTATGCGATTTTTCCGCACCTGAACGTATCGTCAAACATTGCTTTTGGCATGCGCAAGGCGGGATTGTCGAAACGTGACCTTGAAATGGAAATCGAGCGGATGCTTGAGCTCATCAAACTGCCAGGGTATGGCGAACGCAAAGCCGATGAGCTGTCCGGTGGACAAAGGCAGCGTGTTGCGCTGGCGAGAGCCCTGATCAAGCAACCCAAGGTTCTTTTGCTTGATGAACCGCTCGGCGCGCTGGACAAGAAGCTCAGAGAGCAGATGCAGATCGAGTTGCGTCAGCTGCAACAGCATGTTGGGATTACGTTTGTGTTTGTCACGCACGATCAGGAAGAGGCACTGACGTTGTCGGACAGGATTGCTGTCATGAGTCAGGGTGATGTGATGGAAATATCCTCGCCCGGACAACTGTACGAAAATCCGCAATCTCGGTTCGTGGCGGATTTTATCGGCACGATGAATTTCTTTCGATGTACGCTGAATGACTTCTCCGATGGTGTTGCAATCGGTCAGTCCGAAGAGCTGGGTCCGGTGCGAATTCAGTGCAATGAGCCGGTTTGTGCGATCAATCAGGATTTTACACTGGCGATCCGACCGGAAAAATTTGCGCTTTCATTTGATTCGGTGAAGCAGTCGGTCAATTCCGTGATGGGCACATTGGGTCCGTCGGCCTATCTGGGCGATCGAAGCCATTTCTATATTTATCTCAAGGGTCGCGAAGACCCGGTTTCGGTAGCGCTTCAGAATCTATCGGGGTCGTTGGAGCATGTTCGGGACACGGATCGCGAAGTGTTCCTGACATGGTCAGACGATAGCTGTGTGATGCTCGCGGATTACGAATGA